Within the Beduinella massiliensis genome, the region AGACCCTTTTATGCCGGTTTGCTCCACCAGCTTTCCCACACGCTCCCAAAGCTGCATATCGGATATTTCAATCCGTCCGGCATTTATGTACTTTACAAAACTTTGATAAACGGTTATCTTCCGAATGAGCAGCCCCACGGCAACGATTAGCCAGACCAGCAAACAAATTACGGCGACATTTTGTTTTAAAAATTAATTTTAGTTAGCATTATATCTGCTTTTAAATTGTCTTTTGTAACTTCAAATCATAAAGTTTATCAATAAGATCAGCAATACTATTAACTTCCGTATCGACATATGGAGCTATCATTGCCTCGGTCTGTAAAACATCATCATGATTCCCTATATTAAGCAAAATGATTTTCAAGTCCTTTTTGAGTTTTCTTTTTAGTCCGATTGCATAACCTATCTCACTTGATACACTTTTCCCAAATGGAGTTACTACTAATAAAATATTACACTTATCAATTTCATCAAAACAGATTTGTGATACTTCAAGCATTTCCTCACAGTTTATAGCATCTATTATCAATACTTTCTGGCAAGAATGCAATAATTCCAGAGGATTTTAACATATTATATATTTCCCTATTTAACTCTTTGTGTTTTAAATATTTTGAAGCAATATAAACTTTCATTCGCTATCTCCTTTTTTTGTCCATATATATATAACCAAAAATATTATTCCAAATTAAATGCTAAATCTCCAGTTTCAGATGTAAAAATGTCTATTCCATTTTTAAAATAATGCTTTATGTCATTATCTGACAACATTCCTGACATTTGATCTGTGTATCTTTCCATCTATTCGTCAGACCTCCTTAAAGCAATGAATATTAATTATTATATCATTACCTCTTGATAATAACAATACGAGCATGAATTAACATTTAGATGCTGTTTTACAAATTTCAATGCAGATAATGTCGAATTTTGTCGTCACCATCTTCGCCATGCTTGTGCTTCCCTTTCATGTCGGAATAAAGCCGGTGAATCACCGATTCCCGCAATGTGCGTTCTATGCTGCACTTGATGGAGCTATTTGCTTTCGACTTGACCAGCGCCAACAGAAAGCTCAAGGCGCATATAAGAATATAACAAATGACCTGCATGCCGACGCGTTCTCTTGCAAAGGCCAAGTCCACGATATTGCCGAGCAACTGAACGCTTGTCGGGCCAAGAACGGAAATCAAAGCCTGAACAGCCATCGCCAAGGCGAGAGTGGCGTTCATCCTATCTTCCTTGCGGAACACAAGACGTAAAAATTCAGATATTTTCATACGTTCCTCTACTGAAGCGGATTGATTTGATAGGATTACTTTACCATATCGGCCGGCTTTTTTCCATGCATCGGCCGATGTTTCATCGACAGTTTTCGGCATGCCGCCTGGCAATGCGCCTTGCGTCTGCAAGCCGCGCTGTCGTTCGTCCCCGCTCCGGCGCTTGCAATTCCGGACGCGAGGCGCTATAGTAAGCGCAGGGATACAAACAAATAGGGGGATTTGAGAGTGAAGAGGACGGGACGACTGCTTTTCGCGCTGTGCCTGACGGCGGCGCTCGCGTTTTGCGCGCTGGGGGCGCAGGCGGACGGGACAAAGGGGACGCTGCCGGACGTGGGGGAGCGCATGAACGGCTTTGTGACGACGGCGGCGGGCGAGATCCCCTCGGCGGGGGCGGAGACGCGCACGCTTACGCACGAGGTCAGCGGGGCGACGCTCTACCTCATTCAAAATGACGACCCGGAGCTGGCCTTTCAGATCGGCTACCGCACGCCCTATCTGGACGAGACGGACGCGAACCACGTCTTCGAGCACGCGGTGCTCGCCTCCTCGGACAAGTATCCGAGCAAAAACCTATTCTTCAACCTGGCCGGCGGCACGTACAGCACGTTCGTCAACGCGCAGACGACGCTGGTGAACACCACATACCCGCTCGCGTCGCTGAGCGAGGAGCAGCTGCTCAAGATGATGGACGCGTACCTGAGCTGCCTGACGGCTCCGGGGATTCTGGAGGAGGAGAACTTTTTCAAGCGCGAGGCGATCCGCTATTCGCTGTACGAGCCGGACGGCCCCATCACCCTGTCGGGCACCGTTCTCAACGAGGACACCGGCTCTCTGACCGATACCACGTGGGAAACCTCCAGGGGGCTTTTGCGGGCGCTCTATCCGGGAAAGGCGGCGGGCAATATGCTCGGCCGGGCGAACCTGAATTACCGGGACCTCACCTACGAGAACACGATGAAGGTGTACGAGCTCGCCTACGCCTTTGACAACGCGCTGATCGTCCTCTACGGCGACATGGACTTTGCGCGCGTGACGGCCTTTCTGGACGAGGCCTACCTCGCGCAGTCGCCCGCGCGGGGCACCGACCTGACGGGGTACTTTCACGAGGACGTGGAGCCCGGGTTCGTGCGCCAGGAGCTGGACACGCCCGCCTATCAGGGCAGCGCGACGGAGGACGCCTCGACGATCCTCTATGGCTTCACCTGCCCCGACGCGACGCAGGAGCAGCTTGTCGCGGCAGCCCTGCTCGTCAACCTGCTGAACCGGGACGGCTCGCCCCTGCAAAAGCGCATGCGCGAGGCGGGCGTAGCGCAGGCGGCGCAGGGCACGATAGAGACAAGCGCCATGCCGACCATCATGTTCAGCCTCGTGGACGCGCGGCCTGAGCAGCAGGAGGCGCTGCGCGCGGCGGTGGACGGGGCGCTTCAGGAGGTGTCGGACCGTGGCTTCGACCCGACGTTCCTGGACGGCGCGCTGCACAGCTTGAGCCTCGGAAACAAGCTGCAGCGCGAGGCGAACTCGCTCGGCATCGCGTTGGCGGAAACGATTGGGAGATATTGGGCCATCACCGAGCGGGCGGACGTGCTGGAGACGGACGAGGCGCTGTTCAGAACCATACAGGAGGAGGGCGACGCCCCCCTGCGGGCGGTGGCTGCGCTGCTGATCGAGGCGCCCCGGCGCGCGCTCGTGTGCGGCACGCCCCGGCCCGGGCTGGCGGAGGCGCTCGACCAGGAGCGCGAGGACTACCTCGCGGACATGAAGCGCGCGATGACGGACGATGAGATTCAGGCGCTGATCGAGGAGACGGCGGCCTTCGACGCCTGGAACGCGGAGGAGACGGTCAACTACAACTTCTCCATCCCGGTGGAGGATCTGCCCGACCCGCAGGAGTACCCGGAGGTGCGCAGGGAGACGGCGGACGGCGTGACCTGGCGCACCGTGCCCGCCAAGGCCGAGGTGCTGAAGGTGCAGCTCTATTTCGACACGGACTTCGTCGCGGAGGAGGACCTGCCCTACCTTGTGCTGTACACGCGCCTGGTGGGCGGGCTGGCCACGCAGACGATGACGAAGGAGGAGACGGAGCTCGCGGTCGCCCGGCAGGCGTACGGGCTGAGCATCTCTTCCACGGGGTTCGCGGACGAATCGGCGGACGGCTTGCGTCCCATGCTGTGCGCTGAATTCATCGCGGAGCCGGAGGAGGCCGCGCAGGGGGCGCGGCTCTGCCTCGCGCTGCTTTCGCAGACCCGCTTTGACGAGCGCGACGCGCTGCTCGCGCAGGCGGATCAGATTTTGCTGGGGCTGAACCTCGCGCGCCCGGACGATCCCTTTGGCTGGGTGGTGACGGGGAGCTACGGAGGGCTTGAGAAGCCGCTCACCTACACCCGGTACCTGAAGGTGGAGAGCTATCGCGTCCTCAAGGCGGCGCTGTCCGCGGCCAAGGAATCGCCCGAGGGCTTTGAGGCCCTGCGGGCGAAGCTGGAGGATATCAGGGAGAAGCTGCTGCGGCGGGGCGGCGTGGACGTCGTGATCTGCGGCGAGGAGGCGCAGGCGCAGGCGCTGCGGGAGGCGCTCGCGCCGGAGCTCGCGGCCCTTCGCGAGCGCGAGACCCCCGCGCACGACTACAGCTTGATACGGGAGAGCGCGCGCCGCTGGGGCGGCATCACCGAGGCCGCCGATCAGTCCGTGGCGATGAGCGTACCGATCGACGGCGTGGTCGAGGGGCGCTTCCTGCCCTTCCTGACGGCGGTCGAGGACCGCGTGCTGACGCCCGAACTGCGCTACGCGGGCTACGTCTATTCCGCAGGCACCGGGCTCGCGCTGTCCCTGTACGCCTGCCAGTATACCGCGAACGACGTGGGCCTCGCGAACACGGTGGCGCTCTTCGAGGCGCTGCCGGAGAACATCCGCGGCCTGAGCCTGACGCAGGAGGCGCTCGACGGCTATACGCAGATGTCTTACGGCATGCAGACGGTTCCCATGGGCCCGCTGACCCTGGCGGAGATGGCCGCCTGGGTAGACATGCGGGGCTACGACGCGCAGGCGCTCCGCGAGACGATCGCGGACATGCGAAACGCGCGCGTGGAGGATCAGGAGGAGGCCGCGCAGGCCTTTGCGCGCGCGATGGAAGACGCCGCGCTGGTGGTGCTGGGCACGGAAAAGCAGCTGACGGAAAACGCGGAGCTCTTCGACGAGGTCGTGGACCTGCGCAACTGACGCGGGAAGAAGGACGCGGCGGACGCCGCGAAAGCACGGCCGCGCGCGCTTCGGCTGCGGGCGCGCCGCCTGGACCGGAAGCTGCCGCCGGAGGGGCCTTCGGCGGCGGCGCGTCTGTTTTTACACCGTCCTGCGCGCCGAGCCTTGCCATGTGGCTTTTCGAGGAGGAAGAGGTTCCCCCGATGGGGCGGGGCACGCACGAATACGCGCCGCTTAAAGCGGCGCGGCAAGAAACAAAACGAGCCCAAACGGGCACAATGTAATGAACAAAAAAGGACGCGCTTGCTCGCCCTGGAGGGGAAGCGAAGCGCGTCCATTCGGAAAAGGAGGAAAGATGATTTCTGATTTTTTGAAAGCGGCCTTTCCGTGGATTTTGATCGGCCTGATCGCCGCGGTCGGCTGTGCGCTTATAGGCAGAAAGAAAAAGTAAATCAGGACGTCCGGGCGAAGGGGCGGCGGAAGGGAAAAACCGGGCGCAAGACTGCCGGCAGGCGACTGCAAGGCGGTTTTTTTTGTCGCTCGGTTTACACGGCCGCTTCCTTTTCCTGCGCGAGGCTGAGGAAGACGGAGGCGCGGAACATGCCGTCGCGCTGCTCAAAGCGCGCCTCGCCGCCGTAGCGGACGGCGATTTCGCGCACGGAGGCCGCGCCGATGCCGTGGCCCGCCCGCTTGGAGGACAGGGGCAGACCGTCCTCGAAGGACACGGGCGCGAGGCAGGGGTTGTCCGCGAGCACGAGCAGCGCCGCCCCGCCCCGCCGCGCCACCTTCAGGCGAATCAGGCGGCGCTCTATCGGCTCGCGGCGGCAGGCCTCCACCGCGTTTTCCAGCAGGTTGCCCAGCAGCACCGTGATGTCCGTGGCGGAGACCGGGCAGTCCGCCGGGTAGTCCACCTTCGCCTCGAAGCGAATCCTGCTGCCCCGCGCCTGCGAGGCGTAGTAGCACAGGACGGCGTTCACCACGTCGTCGCGGCAGTACAGCTCCAGCGTGTCGGGCGGCAGCTCGCTCTTGTAGATGTCGATGTACTCCGAAAGGCCCGCCTTGTCGTCCCGGTCGATGAAGGACTGCACCACCGCCAGGTGCTGGCGCAGGTCGTGGCGCGCCCTGCGCATCTCGTCCATGTGGGCGGAGAGGCTGTCGAACTGCTTCTTCTGGGCGATCAGGCTGCGGTCCGCGTAGCGGAGCGCCTCCTCGAGCTGCGCGCGGCTGCGGGAGATCGTCAGCACCCGCAGGGCGACGTACGATACGTAGCAGGAGCCCAGCAGCATGAGGTAGCGGCTGACGAGGAACTGCCAGGAGGCGTAGGCGTACACGTCCTGCGTGGTGCAGTAGAGCATGCCGAACAACGCGGAAAACAGCGGGATAACCCACAGGTAGCGCCAGAGCGTCCGGTCGTTGATCCTGAGCGCGTCCGCCACCGTATGGCTGTAAAAGTGCAGCAGGAACGGGCAGGTGACGAGGTAAACCGCGACGCGGGCGGCGTTGTAGACGAGGTACGGATGCCGGTCCGAGAAGTCCCAGAAGAAGCGGCTTTCGACGTAGTTGGCGTTGCCGTACACGAAGAACGACCACGAGAGCAGCAGCAGGTAGGTGAACATCAGCTTGGGAAAGCTGTCGCGGATCAGCGCGAAGCCCAGGGCCATGTAGACCAGCAGGAAGGCGTAGCGGATGAGCGTCGTCCACCGCGCCGCCGCCGCGTAGCCGTCCAGGTTTATGAGGTAGAAGACCGCGCTGTTGAGCGAGGCGAGCAGCACCTGAAGCAGGACGACGAAGCGCAGGGGGATGCGCAGCCTGTCCCGGAAGAGCCAGTACCGGGGCAGGGTGAAGGGCAGGGAATCGAGAAACGGGAACAGCAGCACCATCAGGGAATCGACCAGTCGCATCACAGCAGCTCTTCCTCCCTCTCGCGCGCAAACAGGTAGTCGTGATACAGCGCCTCGATCTTTTTGCGGTCCCGCTGGGAGAAGGGAACCCGCTCGCCCGTATCCATCACGAAGGACAGGCTGTCCATGCGCTCCACCCGGTCCAGATTGACGATGCAGCACCGGTAGCAGTTCAGGAACTGCGGGTAGGGCGAAAGCGTCCGCGTCAGCTCCGCGAAGGGCAGGCGCAGGCGCAGCAGGCCGCGGCCCCCCGTATGGAGCTGCACGTAGTGGTCGTCCTGGTCGCAGTAGAGGATGTCGCGCAGGAGGAGCTTTTCGCGATCCAGGCGGATAAAGCGCGCGGCCCGAATGCGCGCCAGCCCGGCGGCCTCCATCGTGCGCGCGAAGTCCTCGTCCGCGAAGGGCTTCACCAGGTAGCCGCAGGCCCGCACGCCGAAGCTGTCGATGGCGTGGTCGCGGCTGGTGGTGACGAACACCAGCGGCACCAGGTTGTCCCGCGCACGGATGCGCCGGGCCGTGTCGAGGCCGGAGAGCCCCTCCATGAACTGATCGAGGAAGATCAGGTCGTAGGCCGCCGGCGCGAAGCGCTCGAGCAGCGCCTCCCCGCTGGAAAACTCGTCTACCACGGGCGCTTCCCCGGCGTATCTTTGCGCGAGGTAGCGCCGCAGGCACGCGCACACCTGCGCGCGGCACGCGGCCAGGTCGTCCACGACGGCGATCTTCATGGGGCGTCCCTCCCTCCGGCATCCGTTCTCTTCTGTCCCTTTATTTTAAACCCAATCCCCGGGCGCGGCAACGCAATTCGTCGCCAAAATGCGCAAAATGACGCCAACCCCTTGTAAGCGCCCCCGCCCCGGCCTATGCTGGGGACAGGAAGGCGACCGGAAGGGAGGCGGCCCATGTTGAACGTGATCGTATGCGACGGCGACGAAGCGGAGCGGAGAGCGGTGATGGACCTTGTTCGCCGCGCGGGCACGCAGAGCGGAGTCCCGGTGTCGGCGGAGGGCTGCGCGGACTGGGAAGGGCTGGCGGGGCGGGTTCTCCTGAAGGAGCCGGACGTCGTGGTCGTGGCCCAGGACGGGGTGGAGGGGCTCGACACCGTCACCAGCGCGGGGGCGCTGTGCGGGAGGATCGTCTGGTTTTCCGACCTGGATTTCGGCGTGCAGGCCTACCGCCTGTGCGTGCCCTATTTTTGCAAAAAGCCCGTGACGTACGGCAAGGTGGAGCGGGCGCTCGCCGGGTTTTTGCGGGGCGGGGCCTGAGCGCGTCCGCTCGGCCCGAAGGGAGGAAAAGGCGTTGCTTCAATCGACAAAGCTGTACTGCGGCGGCGAGGGGCTCGCGGCGCTGGACGTGTCGGACTCCCCGCGCCTGCAGGAGATCAGGTGCTCCGACAGCGCGGGCCTGCGGACGCTGCGGCTGGGGCGGCAGGAAGCGCTGGCGAAGCTGGACTGCGCGAACACCGGCATCGGGGAGCTGGACGTGTCGGACTGCCCGGCGCTCACGGGGCTGAATTGCAGCGGCAGCGCGGGGCTGCGGGCGCTGCGGCTGGGGGAAAACGGGGCACTTTTGAGCCTCGCGTGCTGCAACACAGGGCTTTCGGCGCTGGACGTTTCGGGCTGCGGCGCGCTGGAATGGCTGGACTGCGCGGGCACCGGCATCGGGGAGCTGGACGTTTCGGGCTGCGCGCGGCTGCGGCGGCTGAACTGCGCGGGGAGCGCGGGGCTGCGGACGCTGCGGCTGGGGCGGCAGGCGGCGCTCACGGAGCTATACTGCTACGGCACGGGGCTGCGGGAGCTGGACGTCACGGGCTGCGGCGCGCTGGAATGGCTGGAGTGCGCGGGCAACCCGGCGCTGCGGGCGCTCACCCCCGGCGGGCGGCTGCAATACCTGCGCTGCGCGGACACGGGGCTGCGGGAGCTGGACGTTTCGGGCTGCGGCGCGCTGGAGTGGCTGGAGTGCGACGGGTGCCGGGACCTGCGGACGCTGCGGCTGGGGCGGCAGGCGGCGCTGCGCTACCTCGCCTGCGGGGGCACGGGGCTGCGGGAGCTGGACGTTTCGGGCTGCCCGAACCTGCGGGAGTTCGCCTGCGGGGAGCTCGCACTGGAGCGCTTCGTCACGCGCGAGGGGCACGCGCTGCATCTCCGGGCGGCGGGCGGCGCGGTATCGCTTTCCGACTACGAGCCCGCGACGGCGCGGGTGCGGCTCACGGCCTCGGCGGACGGGGGAGCCCGGTTCGCCGGGTGGCTGGGGCTGCCCGGGGACGCGGTCGCCGCGCAGGGCTCGTGCGCGTTCACGCTTGACCGGGACGTCTCCGTGGGCGCCCTATTTGAAAGCGCGCGCGAGCGGACGGCCTTCTGGTGGGCCGCTCCGTGCGGGGATACGCCCGCCGCGAAGGCCCCCCTGTGCCGGGCCCTGCCGTGACGGCCTGCGCGGGAGCCGATGAAGCGCAAAAAAGAACCGCGCCCCTCTTGACGAAGGACGCGGGCGTGCTGTACAATGTAGGCAGGAAGGCGTCTACCTTTCAGGGTGGTTCAACCACCGAACGGCCTATGGCATTAGGGCCACGAAACCGCCAGCAGGGCAAGCTGCAAGGCGGTTTTTATTTTATCGTCTGTTTGATTTACCGAGCGCGTATGCACCCAGCACTAAACCGGCGACTGCGAGAAGAACGTTGAGCAATTCAACGATCGACATACGCATCACCTCCGCTTCTGTACAGCACGTTGCGGAGGGAACCACCCTGTAAGACCTTCCTGCCTACGAACCCATCATAACAGATAAAAGGCAGCAGCGTCAATAGGCCGATTCCCGCTTGCACGGGGCCGATGAAGCGCAAAAAAGAACCGCGCCCCTCTTGACGAAGGACGCGGGTGTGCTGTACAATGTAGGCAGGAAGGGTGCTACCTACAGGGTGGATATCCACCGCAACGGTCTTTGCTCTAAAGACCAAGACCGCCTGCAGGTTCGGACTGCAAGGCGGTTTTCATTTTATCGTCTGTTTGATTTACCAAGCGCGTATGCGCCCAGCACTAAACCGGCGACTGCGAGAAGAACGTTGAGCAACTCAACGATCGACATACGCATCACCTCCGCTTCTGTACAGCACGTTGCGGAGGAAACCACCCTGTAAGACCTTCCTGCCTACGAACCCATCATAACAGATAAAAGGCAGCAGCGTCAATAGGCCGATTCCCGCTTGCGCGGGGCCGATGAAGCGCAAAAAAGAACCGCGTCCCTCTTGACGAAGGACGCTGGCGTGCTGTACAATGTAGGCAGGAAGGGGACCACCTTTCAGGGCGATAGCCTCCGCTTCGGCTTTTGTCCGAAACCAAAGACCGCCAGCAGGTGCGACTGCAAGGCGGTTTTTATTTTATCGTCTGTTTGATTTACCAAGCGCGTATGCGCCCAGCACTAAACCGGCGACTGCGAGAAGAACGTTGAGCAATTCAACGATCGACATACGCATCACCTCCGCTTCTGTACAGCACGTTGCGGAGGGAACCACCCTGTAAGACCTTCCTGCCTACGAACCCATCATAACAGATAAAAGGCAGCAGCGTCAATAGGCCGTTCCCGCGAACGCGGGAGCCGATGAAGCGCAAAAAAGAACCGCGCCCCTCTTGACGAAGGACGCGGGTGTGCTGTACAATGTAGGCAGGAAGGGTGTTGCCTACAGGGTGGATATCCACCGCAACGGTCTTTGCTCTAAAGACCAAGACCGCCTGCAGGTTCCTGCTGCAAGGCGGTTTTTATTTTATCGTCTGTTTGATTTACCAAGCGCGTATGCGCCCAGCACTAAACCGGCGACTGCGAGAAGAACGTTGAGCAACTCAACGATCGACATACGCATCACCTCCGCTTCTGTACAGCACGTTGCGGAGGGAACCACCCTGTAAGACCTTCCTGCCTACGAACCCATCATAACAGATAAAAGGTGACTGCGTCAATAGGCCGTTCCCGCTTGCGCGGGGGCCATTTTTTTATATTCCGAAGGGCATATACATACCGTCGATTTTTTTCTCAGAGCAATTTAACTCAAAAGGGTTAACCTTTCTAAAAGTTATCCTGTACCCTCTATTCTATCGAATGTTTCGATACGGAGGCAATCCAAAACATTTTGTTATGGGAGGGACAGGTGGCATGACAACCTGCACATTTGTGGGGAGCGAGGTGTACGACCTCGACCTGTACGAGCGGCTTCAAGGCGCGGTGGAAGAGGCGGTTCGCGAGGCGGAGGAGGTCGAATTCCTGTTTTACCGGCGGGGAGCGGCGTTCAGCCACCTGTGCTACATGGCGGCGCTGCGGGCAAAGCGGCTTTATCCGAGCAAGAAGATCAGCCTGACGCTGCTGGTCCGGGCGGGCGAGGCGAAGACGGAGGACTTATACGGGTGGATGTGGCGGGAGCTGCCGTGCTGGGCCTTTGACCGGGTGGCGCCCGTGCGGATGGAGCCGGGGGAGGCGGAGCGTTCCGCCTGCCCGTGGAAGCGGATCGAGCGATGGATGGTGCGCCGGTCGGACGTGGTCATCGGCTCCTGCTACGCGGGGCTGCGGGACGGTGGATACGAGCTGCTCAGGTACGCGGCGCACCGGCGGAACGTGCGCACGGTGAACCTCGCGTGCGGGGAGACGGAAAGCTTCATTCGGGAGGCCGTGCAAAAGCTGCCGCCGGCGGAGCGCTCCATCGTAGAGCAGATCGACGCGGGGCGCACGTTCCGCGCCATCGCGCAGGAGGCGGGCGTTTCGCCGGCGGCGATCCATGTGAAGGCGGACAGGGGCAGAAGACGCCTGCGGAAAATGGCCGGGGAGCGGCTGAAGCGGATGCGCGGGAAGCGGAAGGCGGACGTCCCGGCGGTCTGCGGCGTCCTCCTGCCGGATGGGGCCATGGGCGGCGAGCGGTTCCGGCAGATGGCGGAAATCCTCGCAGTGGACCTGGACGTCCGCGCGTTCATGACGCTGCGGGGGAGCTGCGCGCCCGAGCGCATGTTCAGCCGCTTTCACGGGCGGGCGCTGGAATGGACGGTGGTGACCCACGACCCGGAGCTGGCCCGCGAGGCGGAGGACGCGCGGGCCGGGCAGCCCGCGTTGTCCCCCGTGCGGTACCTGTACGTCGAGGCGGAGGGAAAACCGGCGTGGGCGCGCACCCTGCGGGCCGTCCGGGCGGTGCTGGAGCGGTGCGATTACCTGATATGCGACATGCGCGCGCTCCCCGGCGTCCGCGTGCGGCGCAGCGTCGAGGGGCAGCGGGGCGTCACCGTGATCGACCTGGGGAACGCCCCGCGCGTGCTGGAACCGCGGGCGATGGATGCGTGGGAATGAAGGCGAAAAGGGGCCGCCGGTCTGACAGCGTCAAACCGGCGGCCCGCAAGGTTTGGGGGAATCTCGGATGTCCGTAGGAACCCGCGCGCGAAGGCGCGGCGCGGAAGGAACCGCTTGAGGGTGGGGGCGGTCGCAAGCCCGCCCCCACGAAAGGAGGTAGAATCCGCGGCCGCGTGCGCAAAAGCGCGGCGCGGAAGGAACCGTTCGGAAAAGGGTGCGGTACAGCCCGCGAAGTAGGTGCGGTACAGCCCGCGAAGTAGGTGCGGTACAGCCCGCGAAGTAGTGCGGTACAGCCCGCGAAGTAGGTGCGGTACAGCCCGCGAAGTAGGTGCGGTACAGCCCGCGAAAGGGGTGCGGGCACAGCCCGCCCCCCACAAAAGGAGGTAGAATCCGCGGCCGCGTGCGCAAAAGCACGGCGCGGAAGGAACCGTTCGGAAGAGGGGTGCGGGCACAGCCCGCTGCGGCACAGCCCGCTTATTCGACGGTGACGGTGGTGCTCATGCCGCCCACGGTGAGGACGTGCTCGCCCGCCTCCAGCGCCAGCTCGGTGCTGATGACGCGGAACTGGCCCTCGTCCAGCGCGACGAACTTCTCGCTGACGACCTTGTCGCCGTCCAGCACCTGCACGGTCACGTGGCCGTCGGCGCCGTGGTTCTTGGCGACGTAGTGAAGCTCAAAGGGCTCGCCCGCCTTCAGCGTCGCGTTGTGCACGTCCACGGAGGTGCGCACGCGGCCGTTGGTCTCGGTCTCGACGACCGTGGCTTCCTGCGGCACGGTGAGCAGGCACAGCTCGATGTCCGCGGCGGCGGAATAGCCCATGCCGAAGTTCGCCGTCCACAGCACGTCGCCCAGGTTGGTCGGCATGTCGAGGGTGGGATTCTCGCGGGCCATCATCGCCATGTACAGGCGCGTCGCGTCGTCCACGCCGATGTCCATTTGCAGCTCGCCCCAGGAGAGGTTGTAGTCGTCGGTGCTCTTGCCGATTTCAAAGAGCGTGGTGCCCTTGGGTTCCCTCACGCCGAAGAGCATGTCCGCGGTGATGTCCGCGTCCACGTAGCGGTAGAAGGAACCGACGGAGGCGCCGTGGTCCGGCGTGTTGCGGTAGGTCTGCATCAGGATCGCGCCGCAGTTCGCGGCCTCGAAGAGGCGCGGCTCGGTGGAGGCGACGTTGGTGCTCTCGGTGATGACCACGACGGGCTTGCCGGCCGCCATCGCGTCCTCCATCATGTAATCGTAGGCGTCGTCGAAGGCGGTGATGTGGAAGACGCACACGTCCGCCTCTTCAAAGGTTTCCACGACCGTGCCGTAGGCGGCCAGCGCGGCCAGGTCGGCGTCCTTGATGGTGCCGTTGTTGCTGTCCACGTACAGCTTGGCGCCCTTCACGAGCGGCAGCACGCCGTCGTTCTTCAGCAGCACG harbors:
- a CDS encoding insulinase family protein — its product is MKRTGRLLFALCLTAALAFCALGAQADGTKGTLPDVGERMNGFVTTAAGEIPSAGAETRTLTHEVSGATLYLIQNDDPELAFQIGYRTPYLDETDANHVFEHAVLASSDKYPSKNLFFNLAGGTYSTFVNAQTTLVNTTYPLASLSEEQLLKMMDAYLSCLTAPGILEEENFFKREAIRYSLYEPDGPITLSGTVLNEDTGSLTDTTWETSRGLLRALYPGKAAGNMLGRANLNYRDLTYENTMKVYELAYAFDNALIVLYGDMDFARVTAFLDEAYLAQSPARGTDLTGYFHEDVEPGFVRQELDTPAYQGSATEDASTILYGFTCPDATQEQLVAAALLVNLLNRDGSPLQKRMREAGVAQAAQGTIETSAMPTIMFSLVDARPEQQEALRAAVDGALQEVSDRGFDPTFLDGALHSLSLGNKLQREANSLGIALAETIGRYWAITERADVLETDEALFRTIQEEGDAPLRAVAALLIEAPRRALVCGTPRPGLAEALDQEREDYLADMKRAMTDDEIQALIEETAAFDAWNAEETVNYNFSIPVEDLPDPQEYPEVRRETADGVTWRTVPAKAEVLKVQLYFDTDFVAEEDLPYLVLYTRLVGGLATQTMTKEETELAVARQAYGLSISSTGFADESADGLRPMLCAEFIAEPEEAAQGARLCLALLSQTRFDERDALLAQADQILLGLNLARPDDPFGWVVTGSYGGLEKPLTYTRYLKVESYRVLKAALSAAKESPEGFEALRAKLEDIREKLLRRGGVDVVICGEEAQAQALREALAPELAALRERETPAHDYSLIRESARRWGGITEAADQSVAMSVPIDGVVEGRFLPFLTAVEDRVLTPELRYAGYVYSAGTGLALSLYACQYTANDVGLANTVALFEALPENIRGLSLTQEALDGYTQMSYGMQTVPMGPLTLAEMAAWVDMRGYDAQALRETIADMRNARVEDQEEAAQAFARAMEDAALVVLGTEKQLTENAELFDEVVDLRN
- a CDS encoding ATP-binding protein, whose product is MRLVDSLMVLLFPFLDSLPFTLPRYWLFRDRLRIPLRFVVLLQVLLASLNSAVFYLINLDGYAAAARWTTLIRYAFLLVYMALGFALIRDSFPKLMFTYLLLLSWSFFVYGNANYVESRFFWDFSDRHPYLVYNAARVAVYLVTCPFLLHFYSHTVADALRINDRTLWRYLWVIPLFSALFGMLYCTTQDVYAYASWQFLVSRYLMLLGSCYVSYVALRVLTISRSRAQLEEALRYADRSLIAQKKQFDSLSAHMDEMRRARHDLRQHLAVVQSFIDRDDKAGLSEYIDIYKSELPPDTLELYCRDDVVNAVLCYYASQARGSRIRFEAKVDYPADCPVSATDITVLLGNLLENAVEACRREPIERRLIRLKVARRGGAALLVLADNPCLAPVSFEDGLPLSSKRAGHGIGAASVREIAVRYGGEARFEQRDGMFRASVFLSLAQEKEAAV
- a CDS encoding response regulator; translated protein: MKIAVVDDLAACRAQVCACLRRYLAQRYAGEAPVVDEFSSGEALLERFAPAAYDLIFLDQFMEGLSGLDTARRIRARDNLVPLVFVTTSRDHAIDSFGVRACGYLVKPFADEDFARTMEAAGLARIRAARFIRLDREKLLLRDILYCDQDDHYVQLHTGGRGLLRLRLPFAELTRTLSPYPQFLNCYRCCIVNLDRVERMDSLSFVMDTGERVPFSQRDRKKIEALYHDYLFAREREEELL
- a CDS encoding InlB B-repeat-containing protein, which encodes MLQSTKLYCGGEGLAALDVSDSPRLQEIRCSDSAGLRTLRLGRQEALAKLDCANTGIGELDVSDCPALTGLNCSGSAGLRALRLGENGALLSLACCNTGLSALDVSGCGALEWLDCAGTGIGELDVSGCARLRRLNCAGSAGLRTLRLGRQAALTELYCYGTGLRELDVTGCGALEWLECAGNPALRALTPGGRLQYLRCADTGLRELDVSGCGALEWLECDGCRDLRTLRLGRQAALRYLACGGTGLRELDVSGCPNLREFACGELALERFVTREGHALHLRAAGGAVSLSDYEPATARVRLTASADGGARFAGWLGLPGDAVAAQGSCAFTLDRDVSVGALFESARERTAFWWAAPCGDTPAAKAPLCRALP
- a CDS encoding sigma-70 family RNA polymerase sigma factor, with amino-acid sequence MTTCTFVGSEVYDLDLYERLQGAVEEAVREAEEVEFLFYRRGAAFSHLCYMAALRAKRLYPSKKISLTLLVRAGEAKTEDLYGWMWRELPCWAFDRVAPVRMEPGEAERSACPWKRIERWMVRRSDVVIGSCYAGLRDGGYELLRYAAHRRNVRTVNLACGETESFIREAVQKLPPAERSIVEQIDAGRTFRAIAQEAGVSPAAIHVKADRGRRRLRKMAGERLKRMRGKRKADVPAVCGVLLPDGAMGGERFRQMAEILAVDLDVRAFMTLRGSCAPERMFSRFHGRALEWTVVTHDPELAREAEDARAGQPALSPVRYLYVEAEGKPAWARTLRAVRAVLERCDYLICDMRALPGVRVRRSVEGQRGVTVIDLGNAPRVLEPRAMDAWE